In one window of Candidatus Hydrothermales bacterium DNA:
- a CDS encoding porphobilinogen synthase, producing QMNPANSDEAMREIALDIQEGADIVMVKPALAYLDVIYRAKQEFKVPIAAYQVSGEYSMIKAAALNGWIDEQRIMIETLTAIKRAGADLILTYFAKDAARILKSES from the coding sequence CAAATGAATCCAGCTAATTCGGATGAAGCGATGAGGGAAATTGCACTTGACATTCAAGAGGGAGCGGATATAGTTATGGTTAAACCAGCGCTTGCTTATCTTGATGTAATTTACAGGGCAAAGCAGGAATTTAAGGTTCCAATTGCAGCATATCAAGTTAGTGGTGAATATTCAATGATAAAAGCTGCAGCTTTAAATGGATGGATAGATGAGCAGCGAATAATGATTGAGACATTAACAGCGATAAAAAGAGCAGGTGCTGATTTGATCTTAACATATTTTGCTAAG